In Arachis hypogaea cultivar Tifrunner chromosome 2, arahy.Tifrunner.gnm2.J5K5, whole genome shotgun sequence, a genomic segment contains:
- the LOC140177183 gene encoding zinc finger BED domain-containing protein RICESLEEPER 2-like, with protein sequence MLESGLKFQKAFKRLGKRDTEYALMQGGIPRNIDWDNVKHFMEILKIFHDVTNSVSGSLLVTSSQYFHEFCKILQVFKASCGSRDPLLGSIAERIKLKYDKYWGNIKNINMMIFVAVVLDPRYKLKFVNFSFEKLYDKDDSDFLGAKVKETFSNMFECYVSANNGVDFLLQQQWMVHQMWEYLMAIWLVNSSKYPILSQIARDVLVMPVSTVASESAFSTGGKVLNNYRSSLTPKTVEALICTQNWLRTSPMTTDFKELIEEFEKLELEIAPTGEDEDESGVDSD encoded by the exons ATGCTTGAAAGTGGTTTGAAGTTTCAAAAGGCGTTCAAGAGGCTAGGGAAAAGAGATACAGAATATGCTCTAATGCAAGGTGGTATTCCGAGGAATATTGATTGGGACAATGTAAAACACTTTAtggaaatcttgaaaatttttcatgaTGTTACAAATAGTGTGTCTGGTAGTTTGCTTGTgacttcttctcaatattttcatgagttttgtAAGATTTTGCAAGTGTTCAAGGCTTCTTGTGGTAGTCGAGATCCATTACTTGGGAGTATAGCTGAGAGGATAAAGCTTAAGTATGACAAGTACTGGGgtaacataaaaaatatcaatatgatgatttttgttgCTGTGGTTCTTGATCCTAGATACAAGTTGAAGTTTGTGAACTTTAGCTTTGAAAAGCTATATGATAAGGATGATTCTGATTTTTTGGGTGCAAAAGTGAAAGAGACCTTCTCCAACATGTTTGAATGCTATGTGAGTGCAAATAATGGGGTAGATTTTTTACTTCAGCAACAATGGATGGTGCATCAGATGTGGGAGTACCTGATGGCGATATGGCTG GTAAATTCTAGCAAGTATCCTATCTTATCCCAAATAGCTAGAGATGTCTTAGTAATGCCGGTCTCGACTGTTGCTTCAGAATCAGCTTTTAGCACTGGTGGAAAAGTGCTTAACAACTATAGGAGTTCTTTAACTCCAAAGACAGTTGAGGCATTGATATGCACACAAAATTGGCTTCGTACTTCTCCAATGACAACTGATTTTAAGGAGCTTATTGAAGAGTTTGAGAAACTTGAATTAG aaattgcACCAACCGGAGAAGATGAGGATGAGTCTGGTGTGGATTCAGATTAA
- the LOC112748898 gene encoding pre-mRNA-processing protein 40C: MASPAWLNQDPQPPPAEPPLPAAPSSTPNPNAPAASFSYGMHQNVNASGNPQQSIHPGMKSNTTMMPTAVQPPVPGLPPHAAPSFSYNIWQSGPAFSSNQLTQSNTNKSDPVVQDVSKASSVSSVPHSVPAHTSIMPPPSDPNFRPTTSWMPTPLSFPGHPVMPGAPGNPAPPGLTSSIISTNLAAPPSTVSSSAAPLRPNMPAAAIASDPTLTQKGTPYASMPRMVAPPPQGFWLQPPQMSGILRPPFLQYPAAFPGPFPYPVRGVNPPAVTLPDSQPPGVTPVNATAATSAPSASDNQLRQGTDLQTDLISGPADDKKSNVTQNVGAANEKLDAWTAHKTETGVVYYYNALTGESTYDKPVGFKGEPHQIAVQPTPVSMVDIPGTDWMLVSTSDGKKYYYNKQTKTSSWEVPNEVAELKKKQDGDVTKDHSMSVPNTNVLSDRGSGMVTLNTPAINTGGRDAAALKPSSVQSSSSALDLIKKKLQESGMPVASSSVPVSPVQTGSESNGSKAAESAAKGLQNDNKDKQKDANGDANTSDTSSDSEDEDSGPSKEECIIQFKEMLKERGVAPFSKWEKELPKIVFDPRFKAIPSYSARRSLFEHYVKTRAEEERKEKRAAQKAAIEGFKQLLDEASEDIDHNTDYQTFRKKWGNDPRFEALDRKERQHLLSERVLPLKKAAEQKAQASRIAAATSFKSMLKERGDISINSRWSRVKESLRDDPRYKSVRHEDRELLFNEYISELKATEHAAERENKAKREEQDKLRERERELRKRKEREEQEMERVRVKIRRKEAITSFQALLVETIKDPLASWTESKHKLEKDPQGRATNPDLDPADTEKLFREHIKMLQERCAHDFRTLLAEVLTLEAASHEGEDGKTVLNSWSTAKRLLKSDPRYNKVPRKDREPLWRRYTKDVQRRQKSSQEEKNADTKGRNTLESIKLALEAGRSHERR; this comes from the exons ATGGCTTCACCTGCGTGGTTGAACCAGGACCCACAACCACCTCCCGCAGAACCACCTCTGCCCGCCGCGCCTTCTTCCACTCCGAACCCAAATG CTCCGGCAGCTTCATTCTCTTACGGCATGCATCAAAATGTGAACGCTTCCGGGAATCCTCAGCAGTCGATTCATCCt GGGATGAAGTCTAATACGACAATGATGCCCACGGCAGTTCAACCTCCAGTTCCTGGTCTCCCTCCACATGCTGCTCCTTCATTTTCGTATAATATTTGGCAGAGCGGTCCCGCTTTTTCGAGCAATCAGCTTACACAGTCTAACACA AATAAGTCAGATCCTGTTGTGCAGGATGTTAGTAAAGCATCATCTGTGTCAAGTGTTCCACATTCTGTCCCTGCTCATACGTCTATAATGCCTCCACCGTCTGACCCCAATTTTCGCCCAACTACTTCATGGATGCCAACTCCTCTATCTTTTCCTGGGCATCCTGTAATGCCTGGAGCTCCTGGTAATCCTGCCCCCCCTGGACTAACATCTTCGATAATATCTACAAATCTTGCTGCTCCACCAAGCACAGTTTCCTCCTCAGCAGCACCTCTAAGACCAAATATGCCGGCTGCAGCCATTGCATCAGATCCTACTCTTACACAGAAAGGCACACCCTATGCATCCATGCCTCGCATGGTTGCCCCACCACCTCAAGGGTTTTGGTTACAACCTCCGCAAATGAGTGGCATACTTAGGCCCCCGTTTCTTCAATATCCCGCTGCTTTTCCTGGTCCATTTCCCTATCCAGTGCGTGGTGTAAATCCGCCTGCTGTTACACTACCTGATTCCCAACCCCCTGGTGTTACACCTGTGAATGCTACTGCTGCAACTTCAGCACCTTCTGCTTCCGATAATCAGCTTAGACAAGGAActgatttacagacagatttaatTTCTGGCCCTGCTG ATGACAAGAAATCAAATGTGACTCAGAATGTTGGTGCTGCTAACGAGAAATTGGATGCCTGGACAGCCCATAAGACTGAAACAGGAGTTGTATACTATTATAATGCCTTGACAGGAGAATCAACATATGATAAACCTGTTGGCTTTAAAGGCGAG CCTCACCAAATTGCTGTGCAGCCAACTCCAGTTTCAAT GGTGGATATACCAGGTACAGATTGGATGTTGGTCTCCACTAGTGATGGGAAGAAATATTACTACAACAAACAAACCAAG ACAAGCTCCTGGGAAGTTCCAAATGAGGTGGCCGAATTGAAAAAGAAGCAAGATGGTGATGTCACAAAAGATCATTCAATGTCAGTTCCAAATACTAATGTATTGTCTGATAGAGGGTCTGGAATGGTTACTCTGAATACTCCTGCTATTAATACTGGTGGTCGTGATGCTGCAGCTCTTAAACCTTCTAGTGTTCAGAGCTCATCATCGGCACTGGATTTGATCAAGAAGAAGCTGCAGGAGTCTGGAATGCCTGTTGCTTCCTCTTCTGTTCCTGTGTCACCAGTACAAACAGGATCTGAATCAAATGGTTCCAAAGCAGCTGAATCTGCAGCAAAGGGCCTGCAAAATGAtaacaaagataaacaaaaagatGCTAATGGTGATGCTAACACCTCTGACACATCCTCAGATTCAGAAGATGAAGATAGTGGACCCTCAAAGGAAGAGTGCATCATTCAGTTTAAG GAAATGCTTAAAGAGCGAGGAGTGGCACCATTCTCAAAGTGGGAGAAAGAATTGCCAAAGATAGTATTTGATCCACGTTTCAAG GCCATACCAAGTTATTCTGCTAGGAGATCCTTGTTTGAGCATTATGTTAAAACTCGTGCGGAAGAAGAACGCAAGGAAAAGCGTGCTGCACAGAAGGCTGCAATTGAGGGGTTTAAGCAATTACTTGATGAAGCCTCAGAG GACATTGACCACAATACTGATTATCAGACTTTCCGAAAGAAATGGGGAAACGATCCACGGTTTGAGGCATTGGACCGCAAAGAACGGCAGCACTTATTAAGTGAAAG AGTTCTTCCTTTGAAGAAAGCTGCTGAACAAAAGGCTCAAGCAAGCCGCATAGCTGCTGCTACTagttttaaatcaatgcttaaagAACGAGGCGATATATCTATTAACTCCCGTTGGTCCAGG GTCAAAGAAAGTTTAAGGGATGACCCAAGATATAAATCTGTGAGACACGAGGATAGGGAGCTTTTGTTCAATGAGTATATATCTGAATTAAAAGCTACTGAACATGCTGCAGAACGAGAGAATAAAGCCAAAAGGGAGGAGCAG GATAAGTTGAGGGAGAGAGAACGGGAGCTTCGGAAAAGGAAGGAAAGAGAGGAGCAGGAAATGGAAAGGGTGCGGGTGAAAATACGAAGAAAGGAGGCAATCACTTCTTTTCAAGCTTTGCTTGTGGAGACAATCAAAGACCCTTTG GCATCATGGACGGAATCTAAGCATAAGTTAGAAAAGGATCCTCAAGGACGTGCAACTAATCCTGATCTAGATCCAGCTGACACTGAAAAGCTCTTTCGGGAACATATCAAGATGCTTCAGGAA CGATGTGCACACGATTTTAGAACGCTTTTGGCTGAAGTATTGACTTTGGAAGCTGCATCTCATGAAGGTGAAGATGGGAAAACAGTTCTTAATTCATGGTCTACTGCAAAGCGCCTTTTGAAATCTGATCCAAGATATAACAAAGTTCCAAGGAAAGACAGGGAACCCTTGTGGCGCCGATACACAAAAGATGTGCAGCGGCGGCAAAAGTCATCCCAGGAAGAGAAAAACGCAGATACTAAGGGTAGAAATACATTAGAATCTATTAAACTTGCGTTGGAAGCTGGGAGATCCCACGAGAGGAGATGA